In a genomic window of Terriglobales bacterium:
- a CDS encoding YtxH domain-containing protein has product MNDYERIGDYQPSDRSSFGLGLTLLLIGLGAGAAAALLFAPRSGRQMRKLLRRKYEDAVDTLEEKRETWMERGSDLARKGAALAEDVRERVEPIRKAARNR; this is encoded by the coding sequence ATGAACGACTACGAACGCATTGGTGATTACCAGCCTTCGGACCGCTCCAGCTTTGGCCTCGGCCTCACGCTCCTGCTCATCGGACTCGGCGCCGGCGCCGCCGCCGCCCTGCTGTTCGCGCCCCGCTCCGGCAGGCAGATGCGCAAGCTCCTCCGCCGCAAGTACGAAGACGCGGTGGACACACTCGAGGAGAAGCGCGAGACCTGGATGGAGCGCGGCTCCGACCTCGCCCGCAAGGGCGCCGCTCTCGCCGAAGACGTCCGCGAACGCGTCGAGCCCATCCGCAAAGCCGCTCGCAACCGCTGA
- a CDS encoding CBS domain-containing protein → MKVRDIMTPNPRTAEPDTTLEEIATLMKQEDVGVIPVMEDNRVTGIVTDRDIVVRCIAAGKDPIECTAEDIMSEGVNTIAPDADVDDAADLMSEKQVRRLAVVDNGRLVGMLSLGDIAVKTGDEEEETTAETLEEVSKGVKGTARHASGRNAGRNAGRNEQEFDEESEVEMAGSGARQSGRDRANWNQGDREAARGGDSRRVASAERWEGGRGSNDREAGRMQQSQSGRGSQQPSVRGRSERNDRRADERPQGRNGRDDRREREEKRAGRKQAAQGVSNRNLSRENARQQKVAPKRAEARGNRNAGRKRAS, encoded by the coding sequence ATGAAGGTCCGCGACATCATGACCCCCAACCCGCGCACCGCTGAACCCGACACCACGCTGGAAGAGATCGCAACCCTGATGAAGCAGGAAGACGTCGGCGTCATCCCGGTGATGGAAGACAACCGCGTCACCGGCATCGTGACCGACCGCGACATCGTCGTGCGCTGCATCGCCGCCGGCAAGGATCCGATCGAGTGCACCGCCGAAGACATCATGTCCGAAGGCGTGAACACCATCGCGCCCGACGCTGACGTCGACGACGCCGCCGACCTCATGTCCGAGAAGCAGGTCCGCCGCCTCGCCGTCGTCGACAACGGCCGCCTCGTCGGCATGCTCTCGCTCGGCGACATCGCCGTCAAGACCGGCGACGAGGAGGAAGAGACCACCGCCGAGACGCTGGAAGAAGTTTCCAAGGGCGTGAAGGGCACGGCTCGCCACGCCTCCGGCCGCAACGCCGGCCGCAACGCCGGCCGCAACGAACAGGAGTTCGACGAAGAGAGCGAGGTCGAGATGGCCGGCTCGGGCGCGCGCCAGAGCGGCCGCGACCGCGCCAACTGGAACCAGGGCGACCGCGAAGCCGCGCGCGGCGGCGACTCGCGCCGCGTGGCCTCCGCCGAGCGCTGGGAGGGCGGACGCGGCTCCAACGATCGCGAAGCCGGCCGCATGCAGCAGTCGCAGTCCGGCCGCGGCTCGCAGCAGCCCAGCGTCCGTGGACGCAGCGAGCGCAACGACCGTCGCGCCGACGAGCGCCCGCAGGGCCGCAACGGTCGCGACGACCGCCGCGAGCGCGAGGAGAAGCGCGCCGGCCGGAAGCAGGCCGCGCAGGGCGTCTCCAACCGCAACCTCAGCCGCGAGAACGCCCGCCAGCAGAAGGTCGCCCCGAAACGTGCGGAAGCCCGCGGCAACCGCAACGCCGGCCGCAAGCGCGCTTCCTGA
- a CDS encoding MBOAT family O-acyltransferase — protein sequence MLFNSYVFLFVFLPIVLTGWWAMRRNAPRLAFLTLASYVFYGWWDWRFLPLMWASTTVDWIAGEKIAASEDPKVRKRWLAASMTFNLSILGFFKYYGFFASSVNDAAYRLGMSGLAPMLNIVLPIGISFYTFNSMSYTIDIYRRIVRPAKSLLHFSAFVALFPHLVAGPIVRYSDIEDRLNDLKKKLPWSEASVGSYFFVIGMAKKLLIADQLAGPVNAYFAAPGGQGAVAAWLAVLGYTFQIYFDFSGYSDMAVGLAHLLGIQFPINFNSPYKAQNISDFWRRWHISLSTWLRDYLFIPLGGSRHGTARTALNLAITMFLGGLWHGANWTFVCWGLYHGVLLAGYHLLRERGLVPKSVAVARGITFLAVVFGWVFFRAATLGQAMGIFREMFGAAGIGDLSLARLNGFYVAMIGFAWAVANFAPNSWEMKLEPKPRYAYAMAFVLLVTILLLQKESPFLYFQF from the coding sequence GTGCTGTTCAATAGCTACGTCTTCCTCTTCGTCTTCCTGCCCATCGTGCTGACGGGCTGGTGGGCGATGCGGAGGAACGCGCCGCGGCTGGCGTTCCTGACGCTGGCGAGCTACGTCTTCTACGGGTGGTGGGACTGGCGATTCCTGCCGCTGATGTGGGCGTCGACCACGGTGGACTGGATCGCGGGCGAGAAGATCGCGGCGAGCGAAGACCCGAAGGTGCGCAAGCGCTGGCTGGCGGCGTCGATGACGTTCAACCTGTCGATCCTGGGGTTCTTCAAGTACTACGGGTTCTTCGCGTCGAGCGTGAACGACGCGGCGTACCGGCTGGGGATGAGCGGGCTGGCGCCGATGCTGAACATCGTGCTGCCGATCGGGATCTCGTTCTACACCTTCAACTCGATGTCGTACACCATCGACATCTACCGGCGGATCGTGCGGCCGGCGAAGAGCCTGCTGCACTTCTCGGCGTTCGTCGCGCTGTTCCCGCACCTGGTGGCGGGGCCGATCGTGCGGTATTCCGACATCGAGGACCGGCTCAACGACCTGAAGAAGAAGCTGCCGTGGTCGGAGGCGAGCGTGGGGAGCTACTTCTTCGTGATCGGGATGGCGAAGAAGCTGCTCATCGCCGACCAGCTGGCGGGCCCGGTGAACGCGTACTTCGCGGCGCCTGGCGGGCAAGGCGCGGTGGCGGCGTGGCTCGCGGTGCTGGGCTACACCTTCCAGATCTACTTCGATTTCTCCGGCTACAGCGACATGGCGGTGGGGCTGGCGCACCTGCTGGGCATCCAGTTCCCCATCAACTTCAACTCGCCGTACAAGGCGCAGAACATCTCGGACTTCTGGCGGCGGTGGCACATCTCGCTCTCGACCTGGCTGCGCGACTACCTGTTCATCCCGCTGGGCGGGTCGCGGCACGGCACGGCGCGCACCGCGCTGAACCTGGCGATCACGATGTTCCTCGGGGGGTTGTGGCACGGGGCGAACTGGACGTTCGTGTGCTGGGGCCTGTACCACGGCGTGCTGCTGGCGGGATACCACCTGCTGCGGGAGCGCGGGCTGGTGCCGAAGTCGGTGGCGGTGGCGCGCGGCATCACGTTCCTGGCGGTGGTGTTCGGCTGGGTGTTCTTCCGGGCGGCGACGCTGGGCCAGGCGATGGGCATCTTCCGCGAGATGTTCGGCGCGGCCGGCATCGGAGACCTGAGCCTGGCGCGGCTGAACGGGTTCTACGTCGCGATGATCGGGTTCGCGTGGGCGGTGGCGAACTTCGCGCCCAACTCGTGGGAGATGAAGCTGGAGCCCAAGCCGCGGTATGCGTACGCGATGGCGTTCGTGCTGCTGGTGACCATCCTGCTGCTGCAGAAGGAAAGCCCGTTCCTGTACTTCCAGTTCTAG
- the efp gene encoding elongation factor P → MAITATLLRPGAVIMHNKDLHQVFSVEHRTPGNKRGFIQAKLRNLRTGSMIDYKFRAEDSVDKVVLDEVQMEYLYQDGDDYYFMNTENYEQTNLKRDTLGDAVEYLTPNLQIKIEFHEGKAVGVELPQTVDLTVIETEPGIKAATASSVTKPAKTETGLIVQVPPFINEGEKIRVDTSEGAYLSRA, encoded by the coding sequence ATGGCCATCACTGCGACCCTGCTGCGCCCCGGCGCGGTCATCATGCACAACAAGGACCTGCACCAGGTGTTCTCGGTGGAGCATCGGACGCCGGGCAACAAGCGCGGGTTCATCCAGGCGAAGCTGCGCAACCTGCGCACCGGCTCGATGATCGACTACAAGTTCCGGGCGGAAGATTCGGTGGACAAGGTGGTGCTGGACGAGGTGCAGATGGAGTACCTGTACCAGGACGGCGACGACTACTACTTCATGAACACCGAGAACTACGAGCAGACGAACCTGAAGCGGGACACGCTGGGCGACGCGGTGGAGTATCTGACGCCGAACCTGCAGATCAAGATCGAGTTCCACGAGGGCAAGGCGGTGGGCGTGGAGCTGCCGCAAACGGTGGACCTGACGGTCATCGAGACGGAGCCGGGCATCAAGGCGGCGACGGCCTCGAGCGTGACCAAGCCGGCGAAGACCGAGACGGGGCTCATCGTGCAGGTGCCGCCGTTCATCAACGAAGGCGAGAAGATCCGCGTGGACACCAGCGAGGGCGCGTATTTGTCGAGGGCGTGA
- a CDS encoding acylphosphatase → MTAAEPITRRYVVKGRVQGVGYRFFVEREARTLGVAGWVRNNPDGAVEVVAAGTPEQHAALKAKLHQGPRAARVDDVAESDAPQPRDLNAFRIEGAW, encoded by the coding sequence ATGACCGCCGCAGAACCGATCACCCGCCGCTACGTCGTGAAGGGCCGCGTGCAGGGCGTGGGCTACCGCTTCTTCGTGGAGCGGGAGGCGCGGACGCTGGGCGTGGCCGGCTGGGTGCGGAACAATCCCGACGGCGCGGTGGAGGTGGTCGCAGCGGGCACGCCGGAGCAGCACGCGGCGCTCAAAGCGAAGCTGCACCAGGGTCCGCGGGCGGCGCGCGTGGACGACGTGGCGGAGAGCGACGCGCCGCAACCGCGAGACCTGAACGCATTCCGCATCGAAGGAGCCTGGTAG
- a CDS encoding adenine phosphoribosyltransferase: protein MSQAPKKSMDCNHLKKLIREIPDFPKPGILFYDITTLLKDKSGLATLIDALADYYIAKKVDLVLGIEARGFIFGPALAYRLNAGFVPVRKPKKLPAETHKVTYQLEYGTDSLELHKDAVGQGKRVVIVDDLLATGGTAAATVHLAETAGADVVGLGFVVELDFLKGRSRLDGHDVFSLLHYDK from the coding sequence ATGTCGCAAGCGCCGAAGAAATCCATGGACTGCAATCACCTGAAGAAGCTCATCCGCGAGATCCCGGACTTTCCGAAGCCGGGGATCCTGTTCTACGACATCACGACGCTGCTGAAGGACAAGAGCGGGCTGGCCACGCTGATCGACGCGCTGGCGGACTACTACATCGCGAAGAAAGTGGACCTGGTGCTGGGGATCGAGGCGCGCGGGTTCATCTTCGGGCCGGCGCTGGCGTACCGGCTGAACGCGGGCTTCGTGCCGGTGCGCAAGCCGAAGAAGCTGCCGGCGGAGACGCACAAGGTCACGTACCAGCTGGAGTACGGCACGGATTCGCTCGAGCTGCACAAGGACGCGGTCGGCCAAGGGAAGCGCGTGGTCATCGTGGACGACCTGCTCGCGACCGGCGGGACGGCGGCGGCGACGGTGCACCTGGCCGAGACCGCGGGCGCCGACGTGGTGGGGCTGGGATTCGTGGTGGAGCTGGATTTCCTGAAGGGGCGCTCGCGGCTCGACGGGCACGACGTGTTCAGCCTGCTGCATTACGACAAATAA
- a CDS encoding lysozyme inhibitor LprI family protein translates to MKAGMLAFFLLGSVASLGQTPTVPRDPCDQKNFSNRDSRDCYGREQKKVNAQIDSLVESIANEWINDAQKERKYGPVVTASMRKAAASLRQSQRSWRLYRDQYCKAVKYGYDIGSGAGTAHERCLYEVANARLRQLQTNFVTRVY, encoded by the coding sequence ATGAAGGCTGGCATGCTGGCTTTCTTCTTGCTGGGCTCAGTCGCCTCGCTCGGTCAAACACCCACGGTTCCTCGCGACCCATGTGACCAGAAGAATTTCTCGAATCGTGACTCGCGGGACTGCTATGGGCGAGAGCAAAAGAAGGTAAACGCGCAGATCGATTCCCTAGTCGAATCAATCGCAAACGAATGGATTAATGACGCTCAGAAGGAGCGAAAGTACGGTCCTGTCGTCACAGCATCGATGCGGAAAGCAGCCGCCAGCCTGCGACAATCTCAGAGAAGCTGGCGACTGTACCGCGATCAATATTGCAAGGCGGTTAAGTACGGCTATGACATTGGATCCGGTGCCGGAACTGCTCACGAACGCTGCCTTTACGAGGTTGCGAACGCGCGCTTGCGCCAGCTGCAGACGAATTTCGTGACGAGAGTCTACTGA
- a CDS encoding GAF domain-containing SpoIIE family protein phosphatase, giving the protein MSAKGTAAAEQEARKDPIAAFAEAVERFTSPASSEEVLAMVPAILARDFGAERSELWLWDEASASAWLTHTAGKDAAHRHDYVAKGHGVVGKVAEIKKPVESMSLASFGGDDQEYAARTGFDHVSVYPLAARGRLAGVIANYTRGAVSNETLKWWLMYAEIASVTVQEAMAAQESQKTITQLSLLFEATRLLNSTLDLAELLDLILKIARTECKADRGTVFLVDNQKKELWSIVASGLENLEIRLPFGKGVAGRVGESGEPINVEDVYTLEFFDRSFDQKTGFRTKSVMCLPIRHHTGEIVGVIQLLNSKNGKFGPDDQDFLEKLSGHMAMALENARLHRESLEKQRLQREMDLARSIQRSLLPESAPVVPGYEIAVLNEPCFECGGDYYDFLNLGPQTLLLVVADVEGKGVASALVMSNLQATLRALVMHLHSLEVLTLSLNEMIYNDTKSEKYLSIFMGLVDTRRNGLHYINAGHVPPLLISGETGEFKQLTDGGTVIGLFPHAEYQRGSAKLNPGDILVTCTDGIGEAQNTQEEEYGHERLAACIARNREKSAQEIVDIVLREVTEFSRGGTHVDDKVLMILKVNPNGSMTPAQGRGEPRHP; this is encoded by the coding sequence GTGAGCGCCAAGGGCACGGCAGCAGCAGAGCAGGAAGCGCGCAAGGATCCCATCGCCGCGTTCGCGGAGGCGGTGGAGCGCTTCACTTCGCCGGCATCGAGCGAAGAGGTGCTGGCGATGGTGCCGGCCATCCTGGCGCGGGACTTCGGCGCGGAGCGCTCCGAGCTGTGGCTGTGGGATGAAGCGTCGGCTTCGGCGTGGCTGACGCACACCGCCGGCAAAGACGCGGCGCACCGCCACGACTACGTGGCGAAGGGACACGGCGTCGTGGGGAAGGTCGCCGAGATCAAGAAGCCGGTGGAGAGCATGAGCCTGGCGAGCTTCGGCGGGGACGATCAGGAGTACGCGGCGCGCACGGGGTTCGACCACGTGTCGGTATATCCGCTGGCGGCGCGCGGGCGGCTGGCCGGCGTGATCGCGAACTACACGCGCGGCGCGGTCTCGAACGAGACGCTGAAGTGGTGGCTGATGTACGCCGAGATCGCCAGCGTGACGGTGCAGGAAGCGATGGCGGCGCAGGAGAGCCAGAAGACCATCACGCAGCTCTCGCTGCTGTTCGAAGCGACGCGCCTGCTGAACTCGACGCTCGACCTGGCCGAGCTGCTGGACCTGATCCTGAAGATCGCGCGGACCGAGTGCAAGGCGGACCGCGGCACGGTGTTCCTGGTCGACAACCAGAAGAAGGAACTTTGGTCGATCGTGGCGTCGGGTCTGGAGAACCTGGAGATCCGGCTGCCGTTCGGCAAGGGCGTGGCCGGCCGGGTGGGCGAGAGCGGCGAGCCCATCAACGTGGAAGACGTCTACACGCTGGAGTTCTTCGACCGCAGCTTCGACCAGAAGACGGGGTTCCGCACCAAGTCCGTGATGTGCCTGCCGATCCGGCACCATACGGGCGAGATCGTGGGCGTCATCCAGCTGCTGAACTCGAAGAACGGGAAGTTCGGCCCGGACGACCAGGACTTCCTGGAAAAACTCTCCGGTCACATGGCGATGGCGCTGGAGAACGCGCGGCTGCACCGCGAGTCGCTGGAGAAGCAGCGGCTGCAGCGCGAGATGGACCTGGCGCGGTCGATCCAGCGGTCGCTGTTGCCGGAATCGGCGCCGGTGGTGCCGGGATACGAGATCGCGGTGCTGAACGAGCCGTGCTTCGAGTGCGGCGGCGATTATTACGACTTCCTGAACCTGGGTCCGCAGACGCTGCTGCTGGTGGTGGCCGACGTGGAAGGCAAGGGCGTGGCGTCGGCGCTGGTGATGAGCAACCTGCAGGCGACGCTGCGCGCGCTGGTGATGCACCTGCACTCGCTCGAAGTGCTCACGCTCTCGCTCAACGAGATGATCTACAACGACACCAAGAGCGAGAAATATCTCTCGATCTTCATGGGGCTGGTGGACACGCGGCGCAACGGGCTGCACTACATCAACGCGGGGCACGTGCCGCCGCTGCTGATCTCGGGCGAGACGGGCGAGTTCAAGCAGCTGACCGACGGCGGCACCGTGATCGGGCTGTTCCCGCACGCGGAGTACCAGCGCGGCTCGGCCAAGCTGAACCCGGGCGACATCCTGGTGACGTGCACCGACGGCATCGGCGAAGCGCAGAACACGCAGGAAGAAGAATACGGGCACGAGCGGCTGGCGGCGTGCATCGCGCGCAACCGCGAGAAGAGCGCGCAGGAGATCGTGGACATCGTGCTGCGCGAGGTGACGGAGTTCTCGCGCGGGGGCACGCACGTGGACGACAAGGTGCTGATGATCCTGAAGGTCAATCCCAACGGCAGCATGACGCCGGCGCAGGGACGCGGCGAACCGCGACACCCGTAG
- the pckA gene encoding phosphoenolpyruvate carboxykinase (ATP), translating into MSTGAQVSELEQLLEGGKVRRNLKPAELTELAVARKEAIIASNGAVVATTGKRTGRSPKDRFIVKDSTTAAAVDWGAVNQPFAPEKFDALLARVTGYLKGRDLFVQDLFAGADSQYRLPVRFINELAWHSLFVRQLFVRPTDAELQAHAPDFTVIAAPGFLADPQRDGTNSEAFILLNFTRKIILIGGTQYAGEMKKSIFGVMNFLLPERGVFPMHCSANIGAAGDTALFFGLSGTGKTTLSADPARRLIGDDEHGWSPTGVFNFEGGCYAKCIKLSKANEPQIWNALRMGAVLENVVLDPETRKPNYDDDHLTENTRAAYPIDYIDNAVIPGVGGHPRQIVFLTADAFGVLPPIARLSPEQAMYHFLSGYTAKVAGTEAGVKDPQATFSTCFGAPFMPRAPKVYAEMLGQRMRQHGAQCWLVNTGWYGGPYGTGQRMSLPYTRQMVRAAVDGKLNDAQFVREPAFGLMIPKHIEGIPERLLNPRNAWADKQAYDMKAADLAERFARNFEKFDAPDAVRQAGPAAPAK; encoded by the coding sequence ATGTCCACCGGGGCGCAAGTCAGCGAACTGGAACAGCTGTTGGAAGGCGGCAAGGTTCGACGCAACCTGAAGCCCGCCGAGCTCACCGAGCTCGCCGTCGCCCGCAAGGAGGCCATCATCGCCTCCAACGGCGCCGTCGTCGCCACCACCGGCAAGCGCACCGGCCGCTCCCCGAAAGACCGCTTCATCGTCAAGGACTCCACTACCGCCGCCGCCGTGGACTGGGGCGCGGTCAACCAGCCCTTCGCTCCCGAGAAGTTCGACGCCCTGCTCGCCCGCGTCACCGGCTACCTCAAAGGCCGGGACCTCTTCGTCCAGGACCTGTTCGCCGGCGCCGACTCCCAGTACCGCCTGCCCGTGCGCTTCATCAACGAGCTGGCCTGGCACAGCCTGTTCGTCCGGCAGTTGTTCGTGCGCCCCACCGACGCCGAGTTGCAGGCCCACGCGCCTGACTTCACCGTCATCGCCGCCCCCGGCTTCCTCGCCGACCCGCAGCGCGACGGCACCAACTCCGAAGCCTTCATCCTGCTCAACTTCACGCGCAAGATCATCCTCATCGGCGGCACGCAGTACGCCGGCGAGATGAAGAAGTCCATCTTCGGCGTCATGAACTTCCTGCTCCCTGAGCGCGGCGTCTTCCCCATGCACTGCTCCGCCAACATCGGCGCCGCCGGCGATACCGCCCTGTTCTTCGGCCTCTCCGGCACCGGCAAGACCACGCTCTCCGCCGACCCCGCCCGCCGCCTCATCGGCGACGACGAGCACGGCTGGTCGCCCACCGGCGTCTTCAACTTCGAGGGCGGCTGCTACGCCAAGTGCATCAAGCTCTCCAAGGCCAACGAGCCGCAGATCTGGAACGCCCTCCGCATGGGCGCCGTCCTCGAGAACGTCGTCCTCGATCCCGAGACCAGGAAGCCCAATTACGACGACGACCACCTCACCGAGAACACCCGCGCCGCCTACCCCATCGACTACATCGACAACGCCGTCATCCCCGGCGTCGGCGGCCATCCCAGGCAGATCGTCTTTCTCACCGCCGACGCTTTCGGCGTGCTGCCGCCCATCGCCAGGCTCTCGCCCGAGCAGGCCATGTACCACTTCCTCTCCGGCTACACCGCCAAGGTCGCCGGCACCGAGGCCGGCGTGAAGGATCCGCAGGCCACCTTCTCCACCTGCTTCGGCGCGCCCTTCATGCCGCGCGCTCCCAAGGTCTACGCCGAGATGCTCGGCCAGCGCATGCGCCAGCACGGCGCCCAGTGCTGGCTGGTCAACACCGGCTGGTACGGCGGACCTTACGGCACCGGCCAGCGCATGAGCCTGCCCTACACCCGCCAGATGGTCCGCGCCGCCGTCGACGGCAAGCTCAACGACGCCCAGTTCGTCCGCGAACCCGCCTTCGGCCTCATGATCCCCAAGCACATCGAGGGCATCCCCGAGCGCCTGCTCAACCCCCGCAACGCCTGGGCCGACAAGCAGGCCTACGACATGAAGGCCGCCGACCTCGCCGAGCGCTTCGCCAGGAACTTCGAGAAGTTCGACGCGCCCGACGCCGTCCGCCAGGCGGGCCCCGCCGCCCCCGCCAAGTAG